DNA sequence from the Chryseobacterium indicum genome:
GAAAGATTGTCAATTACATAAATATCAGCATTTTGAGAAAACTGAATAACATTCGGAAGAAATTTTTCCAGCCAGCTTTTTCCGTTCCAGTTTAAAATGGCGACTGCTAATTTTTTCGACATGAGAAATTAAATTTTTTCTGAATCAAAATTTTTGATGGAATCCTGATATTTCCATTTTCTGTGGGACCATAAATAATTATCGGGCCTTTTATTCAATGTGTTTTCCAATAATTTATGGAATTTTTTTACGACTTCATTTTCTGCAAATTTTTCTCCGTCAGGATAAATTCTGTGATAATTGACCTGATAATAACCGCGTTTTACCTTCTTCATTTCACAATAAATGAACGCCAGATCCATTCTTGTTGCCAGTTTATCATAACCGATGAAAACCGGAGTTCTCTGGTTTAAAAATTCCAGACCGTAGTTTACGTGGGAAAAGTGGGGAGTCTGATCTGCCACAAACATATACGCAGAATCGCCGTCATTTTTTGAACGGAAGATATTCAGAATCACTTCATTGGCTTCCAAAGCTTCGTTCCCAAATTTGTTGCGGACTTTTTTCATTTGGTTTTCCCAGAAATCGCTGTTCACTTTTCGGTAAACCGGATGACAGTGCTTTTGAGGAATTACTCTCGCTAAAGCATTGATCCATTCCCAG
Encoded proteins:
- a CDS encoding lysophospholipid acyltransferase family protein produces the protein MNFLIKILYLISKLPLKVLYVFSDIMFFLNHYIVGYRKNVITQNLRKSFPQKTDEDIAEIRKKFYLNFSDYLVETVKSFSISETESRVRMQHINQEVFHEAKAEGKNVIMLAGHVFNWEWINALARVIPQKHCHPVYRKVNSDFWENQMKKVRNKFGNEALEANEVILNIFRSKNDGDSAYMFVADQTPHFSHVNYGLEFLNQRTPVFIGYDKLATRMDLAFIYCEMKKVKRGYYQVNYHRIYPDGEKFAENEVVKKFHKLLENTLNKRPDNYLWSHRKWKYQDSIKNFDSEKI